In Geobacillus kaustophilus, a genomic segment contains:
- the ctaF gene encoding cytochrome c oxidase subunit IVB produces the protein MANQTNSGNERVDLAYRRRKNAEEMRHQMIAFVLMILLTLIAFAAVGYEEFSHWFVVPFILLLAAVQVAFQLYYFMHMSHKGHEFPAMFIYGGVAVMLLLVWAFMTVVWW, from the coding sequence ATGGCGAACCAAACGAATTCCGGAAATGAACGCGTCGACTTGGCGTATCGCCGGCGGAAAAACGCGGAAGAGATGCGCCATCAAATGATTGCATTCGTCTTGATGATTTTGCTGACGCTCATCGCTTTCGCCGCCGTTGGTTACGAAGAGTTTTCCCATTGGTTTGTCGTTCCGTTTATTTTGCTTTTGGCCGCCGTACAGGTCGCATTCCAGCTTTATTATTTCATGCATATGAGCCATAAAGGCCACGAATTTCCGGCGATGTTTATTTACGGTGGCGTGGCGGTCATGCTTCTTCTTGTTTGGGCATTTATGACAGTCGTTTGGTGGTAA
- the coxB gene encoding cytochrome c oxidase subunit II: MNKGLCNWRLFSLFGMMALLLAGCGKPFLSTLQPAGEVADMQYSLMLLSTTIMVLVIVVVAIIFVYVVVRFRRRKGEENKIPKQVEGNHKLEIIWTVIPIILLLILAVPTVLITFKLADVKAMNDQKRDKDTVVVNVRANQYWWEFEYPDYGIITSQDLVVPTNEKVYFNLIASDVKHSFWIPPVGGKMDTNTDNKNQFWLVFDQKATDKAGGVFYGKCAELCGPSHALMDFKVRPLPRDEFDAWVKKMQNAKKPVVTDPVAKEGEAIFNKSCIGCHAVTPVDKRPVQARTAPNLANFGDRERIAGILEHNEENLKKWLRDPNSVKPGNKMAGTYGHLTEEQIDALTKYLMSLKVE; this comes from the coding sequence ATGAACAAGGGGCTCTGTAACTGGCGCTTATTTTCCCTTTTTGGGATGATGGCGCTGTTGCTCGCCGGCTGCGGCAAGCCGTTTTTATCGACGCTCCAGCCCGCCGGTGAAGTAGCGGACATGCAGTATTCGCTCATGTTGTTGAGCACGACGATCATGGTTTTGGTCATTGTCGTCGTGGCGATTATTTTCGTTTACGTTGTCGTCCGCTTCCGGCGGCGCAAGGGAGAAGAGAATAAAATCCCGAAGCAAGTGGAAGGAAACCATAAGCTGGAAATTATTTGGACTGTCATTCCGATCATTCTCTTGCTCATTTTGGCGGTGCCGACGGTATTGATCACGTTTAAACTGGCCGATGTCAAGGCGATGAACGACCAAAAACGCGATAAGGACACGGTTGTCGTCAATGTTCGCGCCAACCAATACTGGTGGGAGTTTGAATATCCGGATTATGGCATTATCACGAGCCAAGACTTAGTCGTGCCGACGAATGAAAAAGTGTATTTCAACTTGATTGCGTCGGATGTCAAACATTCGTTCTGGATTCCGCCTGTTGGCGGCAAAATGGATACGAACACGGACAACAAAAACCAATTTTGGCTTGTTTTTGATCAAAAAGCGACCGATAAAGCCGGCGGCGTCTTTTACGGCAAGTGTGCGGAGCTTTGCGGTCCGTCCCATGCGCTGATGGACTTTAAGGTTCGGCCGTTGCCGCGCGATGAATTTGATGCTTGGGTGAAAAAGATGCAAAACGCGAAAAAACCGGTTGTCACCGACCCGGTCGCCAAAGAAGGCGAGGCGATTTTCAACAAAAGCTGTATTGGCTGCCATGCGGTGACGCCTGTGGACAAGCGTCCGGTGCAAGCGCGCACGGCGCCGAACTTGGCGAACTTTGGCGATCGCGAACGAATCGCTGGTATTTTGGAGCATAACGAAGAAAATCTGAAAAAATGGCTGAGAGACCCGAACAGTGTGAAGCCTGGAAATAAAATGGCGGGTACATATGGCCACTTGACGGAAGAGCAAATTGATGCATTGACGAAATACTTGATGAGCTTAAAAGTTGAATAA
- a CDS encoding DUF7147 family protein yields the protein MIQRFIELGEGYSDIYELIALAKANRHRLSGFFVFHTVKKGQAVVSLAVVLHPTDPGDFQPLYICREGIPDPFVKPNKRYELFMETAKELDMDVIHLDVKPSTMFAELDLYYQHLIGIMRMNRFIPPLQ from the coding sequence ATGATCCAACGATTTATCGAACTTGGCGAAGGATATTCCGATATATATGAGCTGATTGCATTGGCGAAGGCGAACCGCCATCGTTTGTCCGGATTCTTTGTCTTCCATACGGTGAAAAAAGGCCAGGCGGTCGTCTCTTTGGCCGTTGTCCTTCATCCGACGGACCCCGGAGATTTCCAGCCGCTTTACATTTGCCGCGAAGGCATTCCCGATCCGTTCGTCAAGCCGAACAAACGGTACGAACTGTTTATGGAAACCGCAAAGGAGCTGGACATGGACGTCATTCACCTTGATGTTAAGCCATCGACGATGTTCGCTGAACTCGATTTATATTACCAGCATTTGATCGGCATTATGCGGATGAATCGCTTCATCCCGCCGCTGCAGTAA
- a CDS encoding Asp23/Gls24 family envelope stress response protein yields MNTFRYRKRSAVEATLLTIVMMCVRGQTDVALDDCEVFITVAQGERCRVTVKMSIRYGAPVMEVCRHLQQHIAEEIAAMTPYVAEAVDIVVKRLVMPEKNA; encoded by the coding sequence GTGAACACGTTTCGCTATCGGAAACGGAGCGCCGTAGAGGCGACGCTATTGACCATTGTCATGATGTGTGTGCGCGGCCAGACGGACGTCGCCCTTGACGATTGTGAGGTGTTCATCACCGTTGCTCAAGGCGAGCGGTGCCGCGTCACGGTCAAGATGTCCATTCGATATGGGGCGCCGGTGATGGAAGTTTGCCGCCATCTGCAACAGCATATTGCCGAGGAGATCGCCGCGATGACGCCATATGTCGCCGAGGCGGTCGACATTGTTGTCAAACGGCTTGTCATGCCGGAAAAAAACGCATGA
- the ctaD gene encoding cytochrome c oxidase subunit I, protein MSTIARKKGVGAVLWDYLTTVDHKKIAHLYLISGGFFFLLGGLEALFIRIQLAKPNNDFLVGGLYNEVLTMHGTTMIFLAAMPLIFAFMNAVVPLQIGARDVAFPFLNALGFWMFFFGGLFLNCSWFLGGAPDAGWTSYASLSLDSKAHHGIDFYTLGLQISGFGTIMGAINFLVTIINMRAPGMTFMRMPMFTWATFVTSALILFAFPPLTVGLIFMMMDRLFGGNFYNPAAGGNTIIWEHLFWVFGHPEVYILVLPAFGIFSEIFATFSRKRLFGYSSMVFATVLIAFLGFMVWAHHMFTVGMGPIANAIFAVATMTIAVPTGVKIFNWLFTMWGGSIKFTTPMHYAVAFIPSFVMGGVTGVMLASAAADYQYHDSYFVVAHFHYVIVGGVVFALLAGTHYWWPKMFGRMLNETLGKITFWLFFIGFHLTFFIQHFLGLTGMPRRVFTYLPNQGWETGNFVSTVGAFFMAIATVILLINIVITTVKGEKVPGDAWGDGRTLEWAIASPPPVYNFAQTPLVRGLDAFWLEKMEGKKELTPAEPLGDIHMPNSSFLPFVIAFGLFVAAFGFTYHNDAGWGLPVGILGLLITLGSMLLRSVIDDHGFHIHKEEVLELEKKGANA, encoded by the coding sequence GTGAGTACGATCGCTCGCAAAAAGGGTGTCGGCGCCGTTTTATGGGATTACTTGACAACGGTCGACCATAAAAAAATCGCCCATCTATACTTGATTTCCGGCGGGTTTTTCTTCCTGCTCGGCGGTCTTGAGGCGTTGTTCATCCGCATTCAGCTCGCGAAACCGAACAACGATTTTCTTGTCGGCGGCCTGTATAACGAAGTGTTGACGATGCACGGAACGACGATGATTTTCTTGGCTGCCATGCCGCTTATTTTCGCCTTTATGAACGCAGTCGTGCCGCTTCAGATCGGCGCGCGCGACGTCGCGTTCCCGTTCTTGAATGCTCTTGGGTTCTGGATGTTTTTCTTTGGCGGTTTGTTTTTGAACTGTTCATGGTTTTTGGGCGGCGCACCGGACGCCGGGTGGACGTCGTATGCATCGCTGTCGCTTGACTCAAAAGCGCATCACGGCATTGACTTTTACACGCTCGGATTGCAAATTTCCGGCTTCGGAACGATCATGGGAGCCATTAACTTTCTTGTGACGATCATCAATATGCGCGCCCCGGGCATGACGTTTATGCGCATGCCGATGTTCACGTGGGCGACGTTTGTGACTTCGGCGCTTATCTTGTTTGCGTTTCCGCCGTTGACCGTTGGATTGATTTTCATGATGATGGACCGGCTGTTTGGCGGCAATTTCTACAATCCAGCTGCCGGCGGCAATACGATCATCTGGGAGCACTTGTTTTGGGTGTTCGGCCATCCGGAAGTATACATCCTTGTCTTGCCGGCGTTCGGCATTTTCTCGGAAATTTTCGCGACGTTCTCGCGCAAACGCCTATTCGGTTATTCGTCAATGGTGTTTGCGACGGTGCTTATCGCTTTCTTAGGGTTCATGGTATGGGCGCACCATATGTTCACGGTCGGGATGGGGCCGATTGCGAACGCCATCTTTGCTGTCGCGACGATGACGATCGCGGTTCCGACAGGAGTCAAAATTTTCAACTGGCTGTTTACGATGTGGGGCGGAAGCATCAAGTTTACGACGCCGATGCATTATGCGGTCGCCTTCATCCCGTCGTTCGTCATGGGCGGGGTGACCGGGGTTATGTTGGCGTCGGCGGCGGCAGACTATCAATACCATGACAGCTATTTCGTCGTTGCGCACTTCCATTACGTCATTGTCGGCGGGGTTGTGTTCGCTTTGCTTGCCGGCACGCATTATTGGTGGCCGAAAATGTTTGGCCGCATGTTGAATGAAACGCTCGGCAAAATTACGTTCTGGCTGTTCTTTATCGGCTTCCATTTGACGTTCTTTATTCAGCACTTCCTCGGTTTGACGGGGATGCCGCGCCGCGTGTTCACGTACTTGCCGAACCAAGGATGGGAGACAGGGAATTTCGTCAGCACGGTCGGTGCGTTCTTTATGGCCATCGCAACGGTCATTTTGCTCATTAACATTGTGATTACGACGGTAAAAGGGGAAAAAGTGCCGGGCGATGCGTGGGGCGACGGCCGCACGCTCGAATGGGCGATCGCTTCGCCGCCGCCGGTGTACAACTTTGCGCAAACACCGCTTGTCCGCGGCTTGGACGCCTTCTGGCTCGAAAAAATGGAAGGCAAAAAAGAATTGACGCCGGCGGAGCCGCTTGGCGACATCCATATGCCGAATTCGTCGTTCCTGCCGTTTGTCATCGCGTTCGGCCTGTTTGTCGCCGCCTTCGGCTTTACGTATCATAACGACGCCGGATGGGGCTTGCCGGTCGGCATTCTTGGCCTGCTCATTACGCTCGGTTCAATGCTCTTGCGCTCCGTGATCGATGATCACGGCTTCCACATCCATAAAGAAGAAGTGCTTGAACTTGAGAAGAAGGGGGCGAACGCCTGA
- a CDS encoding DUF420 domain-containing protein — protein sequence MAVLPTISTSCIVISALLVAYGWYLISRRRIEAHKKVMLTAAVFALLFFTIYMSRTLFIGNTSFGGPENVKVYYTLFLIFHIILATVGAVFGLVTIWTGLKDKRARHRRLGPITSIIWFGSASTGVVVYWLLYVLYPGGQTTSLIKAVLGF from the coding sequence ATGGCCGTTTTACCGACAATCAGCACGAGCTGCATCGTGATCAGCGCCTTGCTCGTTGCCTACGGCTGGTATTTGATCAGCCGCAGGCGGATCGAAGCGCATAAAAAGGTGATGCTGACGGCAGCGGTGTTTGCTTTGCTGTTTTTCACCATTTACATGTCGCGGACGTTGTTTATCGGCAATACGAGCTTTGGCGGGCCGGAGAACGTCAAAGTGTATTATACGCTGTTTCTCATTTTCCATATTATTTTAGCGACGGTTGGCGCCGTATTTGGCCTTGTCACAATTTGGACGGGATTAAAAGACAAGCGGGCCCGCCATCGTCGGCTCGGGCCGATCACCAGCATCATTTGGTTTGGCAGCGCCTCAACCGGGGTGGTCGTCTACTGGCTGCTTTATGTCCTCTATCCAGGGGGCCAAACGACGTCGCTCATCAAGGCGGTGCTCGGTTTTTAA
- a CDS encoding YlbE-like family protein, with product MRKDVWQYVQGTPMLRAFLREQPRWYRLLARRPHELSTFQLAALRHYELTIPDKVEKISQSLQMASLMWQMFKAMRD from the coding sequence ATGAGGAAAGACGTATGGCAATATGTGCAAGGAACACCGATGTTGCGTGCGTTTTTGCGCGAACAGCCGCGCTGGTACCGGCTTCTTGCCCGCCGCCCGCATGAACTGTCGACGTTCCAATTGGCCGCCTTGCGCCACTATGAGCTGACGATCCCTGACAAAGTGGAAAAAATCTCCCAATCGTTGCAAATGGCGTCGCTCATGTGGCAAATGTTTAAGGCCATGCGCGACTAA
- a CDS encoding YlbF family regulator — MKIATLERIEILDKAEALAKMIVESDVADEYRRAFWRLKQDRRAQQLIARFVKLKERYEEVQRFGKYHPDYRNVMKEVREAKRELDLHETVAAFKEAEKAMQELLDEISVLIGKAVSEHVKVPTGNPYFLSAGCSGGCRAGGSCGCRT, encoded by the coding sequence GTGAAGATTGCGACTCTCGAGCGCATCGAGATTTTAGATAAAGCAGAAGCGTTGGCCAAAATGATTGTCGAGTCGGACGTGGCGGACGAATACCGCCGCGCCTTTTGGCGGCTGAAGCAAGACCGCCGCGCCCAGCAGCTGATCGCTCGCTTTGTCAAGCTGAAGGAGCGGTACGAGGAAGTGCAGCGCTTCGGAAAATACCATCCTGATTACCGCAACGTGATGAAAGAAGTGCGCGAAGCGAAGCGGGAGCTCGATTTGCATGAGACGGTCGCCGCCTTTAAGGAGGCGGAGAAGGCGATGCAAGAGCTGCTTGATGAGATCAGCGTGCTGATCGGCAAAGCGGTGTCCGAACATGTGAAAGTGCCGACCGGAAATCCGTACTTTTTGTCGGCGGGCTGTTCCGGCGGCTGCAGAGCGGGCGGAAGCTGCGGCTGCCGCACATAA
- the ctaE gene encoding cytochrome c oxidase subunit III, whose translation MHAEEKLTAETFPAAPERATLEGKNKFLGFWLFLGGETVLFASLFATYLALKDKTNGGPSAEELFQMPVVFMATMLLLTSSLTSVYAIYHMKNFDFKKMQLWFGITVLLGAGFLGLEIYEFNEYVHEGHKFTTSAFASAFYTLVGTHGSHVAFGLLWILTLMIRNAKRGLNLYNAPKFYVASLYWHFIDVVWVFIFTVVYLMGMVG comes from the coding sequence ATGCATGCAGAGGAAAAATTGACGGCCGAGACGTTTCCGGCCGCGCCGGAACGCGCCACCCTTGAAGGGAAAAATAAATTTCTCGGCTTCTGGCTGTTTTTAGGCGGAGAGACGGTGCTGTTCGCCTCTCTCTTCGCCACCTATTTGGCGTTGAAAGATAAAACGAACGGCGGCCCTTCTGCTGAAGAGCTGTTCCAAATGCCGGTTGTGTTCATGGCGACGATGCTTCTGTTGACGAGCAGCTTGACGAGCGTGTATGCCATTTATCATATGAAAAACTTTGATTTTAAAAAGATGCAGCTTTGGTTTGGTATTACCGTTTTGCTTGGCGCCGGCTTTCTGGGCCTTGAAATTTACGAGTTCAACGAATATGTGCATGAAGGCCATAAGTTTACGACGAGCGCCTTCGCTTCAGCTTTCTACACGCTCGTTGGCACGCACGGAAGCCACGTTGCGTTTGGGTTGCTTTGGATTTTAACGCTCATGATCCGCAACGCCAAACGCGGGTTGAACTTGTACAACGCCCCGAAATTTTACGTTGCGAGCCTGTATTGGCACTTTATCGACGTCGTCTGGGTGTTCATTTTTACCGTCGTATATTTAATGGGAATGGTGGGGTGA
- a CDS encoding CAP domain-containing protein, which produces MKWFFLFLFFLIGLYYFVPSPLPPSPPERPETNRYMLKEPKATAGIVALIGQSAQEAKKLLGAPDRIDPSAYGYDWWVYSRRPESYVQIGILRGRVVTALVGGEKVNVEPFAVGQRLQTIFQTMPVLSNIEIKLGSGTYRFELSEQDYSSRPVVKVGSVYTQLYVDRFTGEVAAIRLMDAETFVKLRPYELVYRGSLPAAVPLSEEKRQAVDAANAKQIFDWTNLIRRRHRLSSLMWDDKAAAAAEKHSRDMHDHRFFSHESPQYGDLSKRLGALHIPFQLAGENIAAHQVDGVEATIGWLNSQNHRKIMLNEEFTRLGVGVYADYYTQNFFTPL; this is translated from the coding sequence GTGAAATGGTTTTTCCTTTTTTTGTTTTTCTTGATTGGATTGTATTATTTTGTGCCGAGTCCGCTGCCCCCGAGCCCCCCGGAGCGGCCAGAGACGAATAGATACATGTTGAAAGAGCCGAAGGCGACGGCCGGCATCGTTGCGTTGATCGGTCAATCGGCGCAAGAGGCGAAAAAACTGCTTGGCGCTCCAGACCGAATCGACCCGTCAGCTTACGGATATGACTGGTGGGTGTACAGCCGTCGACCCGAGTCGTACGTGCAGATTGGCATCTTGCGCGGTCGCGTCGTCACCGCCCTTGTCGGCGGAGAGAAGGTGAACGTTGAACCGTTTGCGGTCGGCCAGCGGTTGCAGACGATTTTTCAAACGATGCCGGTGCTATCGAACATTGAGATTAAGCTAGGCAGCGGGACATACCGGTTTGAGCTGTCTGAACAAGATTACTCATCAAGGCCGGTTGTCAAAGTTGGCAGCGTCTACACTCAGCTGTATGTTGACCGCTTTACCGGCGAGGTGGCGGCGATCCGCTTGATGGATGCCGAAACGTTCGTCAAGTTGCGGCCGTACGAGCTCGTTTACCGCGGGAGCCTGCCGGCGGCCGTGCCGCTGTCGGAAGAAAAGCGACAGGCTGTTGATGCGGCCAACGCGAAGCAAATTTTTGACTGGACGAATTTGATTCGCCGCCGCCACAGGCTTTCCTCTCTCATGTGGGATGACAAGGCCGCTGCCGCTGCGGAAAAACATAGCCGAGATATGCATGATCACCGGTTTTTCTCCCACGAGTCGCCGCAGTATGGCGATTTATCGAAGCGGCTTGGCGCGCTTCACATTCCGTTCCAGCTTGCCGGGGAAAATATCGCCGCCCATCAAGTCGATGGCGTTGAGGCGACCATCGGATGGCTGAACAGCCAAAACCATCGGAAAATTATGTTGAACGAAGAGTTCACCCGCTTGGGCGTCGGCGTCTACGCTGACTATTATACGCAAAATTTCTTTACGCCGCTCTAA
- a CDS encoding CBS domain-containing protein: MQTIRGVMSTDVQYCTPLDNLYEVAVKMRDFNVGAIPIVDDGRLVGMITDRDIVVRGMAEKRPGSTAVTEVMSRDLVTLSPDDSVQKAADMMARHQIRRLPVIENGRLVGIISLGDLATNRYSDERAGRALSEISEQDAIH; this comes from the coding sequence ATGCAAACGATACGGGGCGTCATGTCAACGGATGTGCAATATTGCACCCCCCTTGACAATCTTTACGAAGTGGCAGTAAAAATGCGCGATTTCAACGTCGGGGCGATTCCGATTGTCGATGACGGCCGCCTTGTCGGAATGATTACCGACCGCGATATTGTCGTGCGCGGCATGGCTGAAAAACGTCCCGGTTCGACTGCGGTGACGGAAGTGATGAGCCGCGATCTCGTCACGCTTTCCCCGGACGATTCGGTGCAAAAGGCAGCAGATATGATGGCGCGCCACCAAATTCGCCGCCTCCCGGTCATAGAGAATGGGCGTTTGGTCGGCATCATCTCGCTCGGCGATTTGGCGACGAACCGCTATTCTGATGAACGCGCCGGTCGTGCGTTAAGCGAGATTTCCGAACAAGACGCCATCCATTGA
- the cyoE gene encoding heme o synthase, producing the protein MAELKAVHQDAADAGHRSHVGVKAVWRELSSVVKIGIVNSNLITTFAGMWLAFYFAGEHFLENLHIVFFALFGAALVIAGSCAINNYIDRDIDQYMERTKARPTVTGTMDPRRVLWLGIGLVAIGEMSLLMTTVTAAVVGLIGVVTYVFLYTLWTKRHYTLNTVVGSISGAVPPVIGWTAVDPDFHIVPLILFLIMFLWQPPHFLALAMRRCEEYRAAGIPMLPVVHGFAMTKRQIIVWVACLLPLPFYLFSLGVPFLIVATLLNVGWLLLGLAGLKMKDDIKWAKWMFVYSLNYLTILFVAMVIATIW; encoded by the coding sequence ATGGCCGAATTGAAAGCGGTGCACCAGGATGCGGCCGATGCCGGTCATCGCTCGCATGTGGGCGTCAAGGCGGTTTGGAGAGAGCTGTCGTCTGTTGTCAAAATCGGGATCGTCAATTCCAATTTGATTACAACGTTCGCCGGAATGTGGTTGGCGTTTTATTTTGCTGGCGAGCATTTTTTGGAAAACTTGCACATCGTCTTTTTTGCGTTGTTTGGAGCAGCGCTTGTCATCGCGGGTTCATGCGCCATCAACAACTACATTGACCGCGATATTGACCAATATATGGAGCGGACGAAAGCCCGCCCGACCGTCACCGGGACGATGGATCCGCGGCGGGTGCTTTGGCTCGGGATTGGTCTTGTCGCGATCGGCGAGATGAGCCTGCTTATGACAACGGTTACGGCTGCGGTCGTTGGATTGATCGGTGTGGTGACATACGTCTTTTTATACACCCTTTGGACGAAGCGCCACTATACGCTCAACACCGTCGTCGGCAGCATTTCCGGCGCGGTGCCGCCGGTAATCGGCTGGACGGCGGTCGATCCGGATTTCCATATTGTTCCGCTCATCCTGTTTTTAATCATGTTTTTATGGCAGCCGCCGCACTTTTTGGCGTTGGCCATGAGGCGGTGTGAAGAATATCGAGCCGCCGGCATTCCGATGCTGCCGGTCGTCCATGGGTTTGCCATGACGAAGCGGCAAATCATCGTTTGGGTGGCGTGTTTGCTGCCATTGCCGTTTTATTTGTTTTCGCTCGGCGTGCCGTTTTTAATCGTCGCCACGCTGCTTAATGTCGGCTGGCTGCTGTTGGGATTGGCGGGATTGAAAATGAAAGATGACATCAAATGGGCGAAGTGGATGTTCGTCTATTCGCTTAACTATTTGACGATTTTGTTCGTGGCGATGGTCATCGCGACGATTTGGTGA
- a CDS encoding YlbG family protein: MFPKRQGIIVWLHSLKYGKQLRKFGNIHYISKRLKYAVLYCDMEQVDHVMKKLASLPFVKRVEPSYRPFLKLEFESKGEKEKDSPYPLG, from the coding sequence ATGTTTCCAAAACGGCAAGGGATTATCGTTTGGCTTCATTCGCTGAAATATGGGAAACAGTTGCGCAAGTTCGGCAACATTCATTACATTTCCAAACGGCTGAAGTATGCTGTTTTGTATTGCGACATGGAGCAAGTCGACCATGTAATGAAAAAGCTCGCCTCGCTTCCATTCGTCAAGCGGGTCGAACCGTCGTACCGCCCATTTTTAAAATTGGAATTTGAATCGAAAGGGGAGAAGGAAAAAGACTCCCCGTATCCGCTTGGATGA
- the ctaG gene encoding cytochrome c oxidase assembly factor CtaG has translation MFQSLQMFGPVALWSPFFLLVLAAVALLYIGMTGPWRQRFGLGDAVSGTQKAYFLTGIALLYICKGSPLDLMGHLTFTAHMVQMAVLYLIVPQCFILGIPAPLYERAFRITAVRRVFRLLTKPIVALLLFNGLFSLYHVPFIFDAVKMNMWLHAFVTSVIFVAAFCMWWPLVNKLPDWQTLSGLKKMGYIFADGMLLTPACALIIFTDTPLYATYTDPKAWMAALALCVPQGTLASLDLTGPQMFLSMSPLHDQQLGGVLMKIIQEIVYGTMLFFIFSEWYRKEREKEPSMDMEPRPTKL, from the coding sequence ATGTTTCAATCGTTGCAAATGTTTGGCCCCGTTGCCCTTTGGAGTCCGTTTTTTTTGCTTGTGTTAGCGGCGGTTGCGTTGCTGTACATTGGGATGACCGGGCCATGGCGGCAGCGTTTCGGCCTCGGTGATGCGGTTTCGGGGACGCAGAAGGCGTATTTTTTGACAGGGATCGCGCTTCTTTATATATGCAAAGGGTCTCCGTTAGATTTGATGGGTCATTTGACGTTCACCGCCCATATGGTGCAAATGGCGGTGCTGTATTTGATCGTGCCGCAATGTTTTATTTTAGGCATTCCGGCGCCGCTTTATGAGCGCGCGTTCCGCATCACAGCGGTGCGACGCGTGTTTCGGCTGTTGACAAAGCCAATTGTGGCGCTGCTGCTGTTTAACGGCTTGTTTTCGCTTTATCACGTTCCATTCATTTTTGACGCTGTGAAAATGAATATGTGGCTGCACGCGTTCGTTACCTCGGTCATTTTCGTTGCCGCGTTTTGCATGTGGTGGCCGCTTGTCAACAAGCTGCCCGATTGGCAGACGTTGTCCGGTTTAAAAAAAATGGGTTACATTTTCGCTGACGGCATGCTGTTGACCCCGGCTTGCGCGCTCATTATTTTTACCGATACGCCGCTTTACGCCACATACACCGACCCGAAGGCATGGATGGCCGCGCTGGCGCTATGCGTTCCTCAAGGGACGCTGGCTTCGCTTGATTTGACTGGGCCGCAAATGTTTTTGTCAATGTCGCCGCTCCATGACCAGCAGCTCGGCGGCGTGTTGATGAAAATCATCCAGGAAATCGTGTACGGGACGATGCTGTTCTTCATCTTCAGCGAATGGTATCGGAAGGAGCGGGAGAAAGAACCAAGCATGGATATGGAGCCGCGGCCGACCAAACTGTAA
- a CDS encoding YlbD family protein translates to MVKPLHPSVEQFKQFVKKHPKIIKEVRSGKKTWKQVYEDWYLFGEDDDIWEQYRETNGAAKEEEKGTNRWLDKLAAMLGQIDAADVQKHLANVQQAIAAIQSILSEFQGAGQEQRNKEAHPFSFRKD, encoded by the coding sequence ATGGTCAAGCCTCTGCATCCTTCCGTTGAACAGTTTAAACAGTTTGTGAAAAAACATCCCAAAATCATCAAAGAGGTGCGCAGTGGCAAAAAGACGTGGAAACAAGTGTATGAGGATTGGTATTTGTTCGGGGAAGACGATGACATATGGGAGCAGTATCGGGAAACAAACGGTGCGGCAAAAGAGGAGGAAAAAGGAACGAACAGATGGCTCGATAAGCTCGCGGCTATGCTTGGACAGATCGATGCAGCCGATGTGCAAAAACATTTGGCGAACGTCCAGCAGGCGATCGCGGCGATCCAAAGCATTCTTTCCGAATTTCAAGGGGCCGGTCAAGAACAAAGAAACAAAGAAGCGCATCCGTTTTCGTTTCGCAAAGATTAA
- a CDS encoding YugN family protein encodes MKFENTGLENQTVELSRLDDIMERLGFVRAAQWDYERVTYDRKYVVKEGTYYLRVQGYAIEGDVDSRYALIKLLTPILGKHYYPHGVEYGDDEHFPSSLVSQCQNVLAQVKSELEKIKE; translated from the coding sequence ATGAAGTTTGAAAATACCGGACTGGAAAATCAGACGGTCGAACTATCCCGCCTTGATGACATTATGGAGCGCCTCGGCTTTGTCCGCGCGGCGCAATGGGATTATGAACGGGTCACATACGACCGGAAATACGTCGTGAAAGAAGGCACCTACTATTTGCGCGTTCAAGGATACGCCATTGAGGGGGACGTCGATTCGCGCTATGCACTCATTAAGCTGCTCACGCCGATTTTAGGGAAACATTACTATCCACACGGCGTCGAATACGGCGATGATGAACATTTTCCGTCCTCTCTTGTCAGCCAATGCCAAAACGTGTTGGCGCAGGTCAAAAGCGAGCTTGAAAAAATCAAAGAATAA